Within Trichoderma atroviride chromosome 2, complete sequence, the genomic segment CCAGTGCTGGAACCAGAGCTGCCACTGCCGGTCTGGACGGGTTGGACTGTGATGTAAGTCGTGTCAGTAGTGGTCGAGTGGAGGGTGGTGGTGGGCTCGGGGTTGGTCCTACCGTTGCCGAGGgtgctggtgatggtgatggtctTCTGGGTGGTGGCCTggacggtggtggtgaggaCCGAGGCGCTGGCGCCCTTGCCAACGGTCATGGTCAGGGTCTTGTCGGTGACGACGTCCGAGACGGTGACCTTGACACCGCTGCCGGGGGCACCGCCGGCGGGAGGAGCACCGCCAGCCTGGGCCGGAGTGGTGGCCGCAGGGGCCGAGCCGGTAATGGTCGAGCCGGTGATGAGGCCGGAGGAGTGGGCGGCctggagggaggaggagatgctggaggccTGCTCGATGGGGCACACGGTGGTGGCCAGCACGACGGTGTCGGTGACAACGACGGTGGTGCGGGCGGACTCGGGCAGGCTGCCAATGGCCGTGGCGTTGGTGCGGGCCGGGCAGTTTGTGACGGTGGCAGCGCAGCTGATGACGGTGTGCACCGAGGTCGCGATGACGGTCAGCGTGGTGGGTGCGGCGGCGTTGTCAACGGCAGAGGTGATTGTGCCGTTGGATCGGGGGAAGTGCAAGTGGCGGATGGGCGAGCTGGCAGAGGccaggccggcgaggagggtggcagcaacagcagactTCATCTTGAAGACTTGTTTGGTGGTGATGTTTTTTGTGGTGTTTTTATTGCTTCTTGCTCGGATAGAGACTGTGTAGGCGAGAAATCAATTCCGcgtatatatgtatgtaaaTGAGTGCTGGTGTAAGTCGACGTCAAGCCGAACTTGCGAGTAAAAAGACTGGCTTTTTTGGTAAAGAGTGTAAAATACGTTAAGCTGCCAAACAGACGAGCtgcaaaaaagagagacagagcaAGAGTTTTATTGTgttgaaaaaagaagaagaagaagcaagaaaaaaaagagagagaaggacGAGTCAGGATCGGATGGATATCCAGCCTTTTTGTCGGAGCGCGGCACGGCCTTTCCCAAGCAAACATCATGAACAGCCCCATCCGAGCCCACCCCCTCGTTTCCAGCAAAACAGCATCAAATTCATTTGCTGGGGGGGGAATTGATTCCCTCAcatcccccccccttcaCTGCTGCGACCCCCTTGATGGAGTCGCAACGCTGTAAGTGGCCGTGGATGGATGTCACCGACTGGCGGTTCCGAGTTCTGGCGCTAAGATTTGGCCGAAGACGTGCTAGTGCCAGGGGCCGATGCAGGTACGCAGCGCT encodes:
- a CDS encoding uncharacterized protein (EggNog:ENOG41); its protein translation is MKSAVAATLLAGLASASSPIRHLHFPRSNGTITSAVDNAAAPTTLTVIATSVHTVISCAATVTNCPARTNATAIGSLPESARTTVVVTDTVVLATTVCPIEQASSISSSLQAAHSSGLITGSTITGSAPAATTPAQAGGAPPAGGAPGSGVKVTVSDVVTDKTLTMTVGKGASASVLTTTVQATTQKTITITSTLGNVQPVQTGSGSSGSSTGGNAPPANGGSGSNSGSGSGSNNGSGSGNGSGNCAGAPTVTVTVAKETVTVPASTVFVTVEASSCSSSSSSAVTGQAAGSGSGSSSGSGSNSGASNGNGSSGSNNGSGSGSGSGNNGAGDAAATTSTPCPTDITTTVRSTVTVTPFPVNNGTAATSGAARPSSSGFAKLRR